A genomic window from Camelus ferus isolate YT-003-E chromosome X, BCGSAC_Cfer_1.0, whole genome shotgun sequence includes:
- the LOC102504068 gene encoding polyadenylate-binding protein 4-like, which produces MSDSVPHFEMSSLYVGDLHPEVNEAMLYEKFRTAGRILSIRVCRDLVTRRSLGYAYVNFLLHADTERALNTMNFDIINGKPLRIMWSQRDPSLRKSGVVVSDENGSRGFGFVHFEKSEAASRAIAKMNGIVLKGSRVFVGQFKPRKEREADLRAKANIFANVYIKNFGDDVDDKCLKEIFGEFGSVLNVRVMTDESGKSKGFGFVSFENFEDAQKAIEGVNGKVLNGNQLYVGRAQNKAERQSELKHKFEQIKQGKLTRCKGANLYVKNLEDGIDSKWLRKEFSLFGTITSARVVMEAGRSKGFGFVCYTSHEEANKAIRAMNGKTVITKPLYVAIAQSKEERQARLTKNYMKRMVALKDRGYPTFNTDKMVASSSSGNSMPAVPQPQRGSAHLCKPVVNKTKCHSSQNMRYSIHSAGAPKPSVSTSSPSQVQGVKSAFQVTNTTTQTLAVHPQTSALGPRASQRFEKVAGAAGVHSPLKFKVGRPASTQKPVPVCTQGHDMLNVSILASAATQKKLLDEKLVPLVQSIHLTPTGEISGIFLEMDDAEMLYMLKYPEFLRAKIDELICILQSSQAQDTALRANSTPSI; this is translated from the exons ATGAGTGATTCGGTTCCACACTTTGAAATGTCCTCACTGTATGTCGGAGACCTACATCCCGAAGTGAATGAGGCAATGCTGTATGAGAAGTTCCGCACTGCCGGGCGGATCCTGTCCATTAGGGTCTGCCGTGATCTGGTCACTCGCCGCTCCCTGGGCTACGCATATGTGAACTTCTTGCTGCACGCGGATACTGAGAGGGCTCTGAACACTATGAACTTTGATATTATCAATGGCAAGCCGCTGCGTATTATGTGGTCCCAGCGTGACCCATCACTTCGGAAGAGCGGAGTGG TGGTATCCGATGAAAATGGATCAAGAGGTTTCGGATTTGTGCATTTTGAGAAATCAGAAGCCGCTAGTAGAGCCATTGCAAAGATGAATGGGATTGTGCTGAAAGGTAGCCGAGTTTTTGTTGGGCAGTTTAAACCTCGCAAAGAAAGGGAAGCTGATCTCAGAGCTAAAgcaaacatatttgcaaatgtcTACATCAAGAATTTTGGAGATGATGTAGATGATAAATGTCTTAAAGAGATTTTTGGTGAATTTGGTTCTGTATTAAATGTGAGAGTTATGACTGATGAAAGTGGAAAATCCAAAGGCTTTGGATTTGTGAGTTTTGAGAATTTTGAAGATGCCCAGAAAGCCATCGAAGGAGTGAATGGAAAAGTCCTTAATGGAAATCAACTTTATGTTGGTAGAGCACAGAACAAAGCAGAGAGACAATCtgaattaaaacacaaatttgagCAAATAAAACAGGGTAAACTTACCAGGTGCAAGGGTGCTAACCTTTATGTGAAAAATCTTGAAGATGGTATTGACAGTAAATGGCTGAGAAAAGAATTCTCCCTCTTTGGCACAATCACGAGTGCCAGGGTCGTGATGGAGGCAGGCCGCAGCAAAGGCTTTGGCTTTGTTTGTTACACATCTCATGAGGAAGCTAATAAAGCTATCAGGGCAATGAATGGAAAAACTGTGATCACCAAACCCCTGTACGTGGCTATTGCACAAAGTAAGGAGGAACGTCAGGCTCGCCTCACCAAGAACTATATGAAGAGAATGGTGGCTCTGAAAGATAGAGGTTATCCTACATTCAACACTGACAAGATGgtagcatcatcatcatcaggtAACAGCATGCCAGCAGTTCCTCAGCCTCAACGTGGAAGTGCACATCTTTGCAAGCCTGTGGTCAACAAGACCAAATGTCATTCATCTCAGAACATGCGTTATTCTATCCATTCAGCAGGAGCACCTAAGCCATCAGTCAGCACCTCCAGCCCATCACAAGTGCAGGGAGTCAAGTCAGCCTTTCAGGTCACTAATACAACAACCCAGACCCTGGCTGTTCACCCTCAAACTTCTGCCTTGGGACCACGTGCAAGTCAGAGATTCGAAAAAGTTGCAGGTGCTGCAGGTGTTCACAGTCCTCTAAAATTTAAAGTAGGAAGGCCAGCATCCACCCAAAAGCCTGTCCCTGTTTGTACACAAGGTCATGATATGTTGAATGTGTCTATATTGGCATCAGCTGCTACTCAGAAGAAGCTCTTGGATGAAAAGCTGGTTCCTCTGGTTCAGTCCATTCACCTAACTCCGACTGGAGAAATCTCTGGCATATTCTTGGAGATGGATGATGCTGAAATGCTTTACATGCTCAAATATCCTGAGTTTCTCCGTGCCAAAATTGATGAACTCATCTGTATTCTGCAATCCAGCCAAGCTCAAGATACTGCCCTGAGAGCTAACAGCACTCCCAGTATTTGA